The Rhodococcus sp. B50 DNA window CGGCCGTCGGAAAAGGGGCATTCATGAACATCACCGTCTACACCAAGCCTGCCTGCGTCCAGTGCACCGCCACCTACCGTGCCCTCGACAAGGCCGGCATCGAGTACGACGTCGTCGACATCAGTGAGAGCCCCGAGGCCCGCGACTACGTCATGGCGCTGGGTTACCTCCAGGCGCCCGTCGTCGTCGCCGGCGACGACCACTGGTCGGGCTTCCGCCCCGATCGCATCAAGGCTCTCACGGTCGCTGCCTGAGTCCGGGCCGCGTTCGCAGCGGCCCGATCGTCGTCGTCTCCGGGCGGAAATGTGCCGTGTCCGCCCGGGCCGGTCTTCGCAATCGAATGAAGAGTGGTGACTACCGATGGCTTCGCTGGTGTCGATCCAGGGAACGTCGCTGGTGTACTTCTCGAGTACATCCGAGAACACCCACCGATTCGTGCAGAAGCTCGGGATTCCGGCCAGCCGGATCCCACTGCACGATCGGGAGGGAAATTTCGAGGTCCACGAACCGTACGTGTTGATCGTGCCGACCTACGGTGGCGGGACGACCGCCACCGGTCGCGATACCCGCTACGTTCCCAAACAGGTCATCCGGTTCCTCAACAACGAGCACAATCGGAGCCTGATCCGCGGTGTCATCGCGGCGGGTAACACCAACTTCGGCGACTCGTACTGTTTCGCGGGCGACATCGTCGCGCGCAAGTGCAAGGTGCCGTATCTGTACCGATTCGAGTTGATGGGCACGACCGACGACGTGGAGCGTGTCCGCGACGGTCTCGCCCGATTCTGGGAGTCCGTTCTCCAGAACGCCTGAGCCACATCCGTATCCGTATTCGACGCGCGTCGCGGACGTGACTGCGCGGCCGTTTCCTAACTCCGACAAGTGGGGACAGCACTGTGACCATTACCGATCCCGCTCCCGCCACGAGCGCACACCTCGACGATTCGATCAAGGATCTCGACTACCACGCGCTCAACGCGATGTTGAATCTGTACGGCCCCAACGGCGAGATCCAGTTCGACAAGGATGTGGCCGCCGCTCGCCAGTACTTCCTGCAGCACGTCAACCAGAACACCGTCTTCTTCCACAACCTCGACGAGAAGCTCGACTACCTCGTCGAGGAGAACTACTACGAGCCCGAGGTGCTCGACAAGTACTCGCGTTCGTTCGTCAAATCGCTGTTCGACCATGCGTATTCGAAGAAGTTCCGGTTCCCGACCTTCCTCGGTGCGTTCAAGTACTACACCTCGTACACCCTCAAGACGTTCGACGGCAAGCGTTACCTCGAGCGGTTCGAGGACCGGGTGTGCATGGTCGCCCTGACCCTCGCCGACGGCGACGAGATCCTCGCCCGGCACCTCGTCGACGAGATCATCTCCGGCCGCTTCCAGCCGGCCACCCCGACCTTCCTCAACTCGGGCAAGAAGCAGCGCGGCGAACCCGTCTCGTGCTTCCTGCTCCGTATCGAGGACAACATGGAGTCGATCGGCCGCTCCATCAACTCCGCGCTGCAACTGTCCAAGCGCGGTGGCGGTGTCGCCTTGCTGCTCAGCAACATTCGTGAGCACGGCGCACCCATCAAGAAGATCGAGAACCAGTCCTCCGGCGTCATCCCGATCATGAAGCTGCTCGAGGACTCCTTCTCCTACGCCAACCAGCTCGGGGCCCGTCAGGGTGCCGGCGCGGTCTACCTGCACGCGCACCACCCCGACATCTACCGCTTCCTCGACACCAAGCGCGAGAACGCCGACGAGAAGATCCGCATCAAGACCCTCTCGCTCGGCGTCGTCATCCCCGACATCACGTTCGAACTGGCGAAGAAGAACGAGGACATGTACCTGTTCTCGCCGTACGACGTCGAGCGCGTCTACGGGAAGCCCTTCGCCGACATCGACGTCACCGAGAAGTACTACGAGATGGTCGACGACAAGCGCATCCGCAAGTCGAAGATCAAGGCGCGCGAGTTCTTCCAGACCGTCGCCGAGCTGCAGTTCGAGTCGGGCTACCCCTACGTCATGTTCGAGGACACGGTGAACCGGGCCAACCCGATCGCCGGCAAGATCACGCACTCGAACCTGTGCTCGGAGATCCTGCAGGTCTCGACCCCCTCGGAGTTCAACGACGACCTGTCCTACAGCCATGTGGGCAAGGACATCTCGTGCAACCTCGGCTCGCTGAACATCGCGAAGACGATGGACTCGCCCGACTTCGCCCAGACCATCGAGGTGGCCATCCGCGGCTTGACGGCGGTCTCCGACCAGACGACGATCTCGTCCGTTCCGTCGATCGAGCGTGGCAACAACGAATCCCATGCCATCGGCCTCGGTCAGATGAACCTGCACGGTTTCCTCGCCCGCGAGCACATCTTCTACGGGTCCGAGGAAGGCGTCGACTTCACGAACATCTACTTCTACACCGTGCTGTTCCACGCCCTGCGCGCGTCGAACAAGATCGCGATCGAGCGCGGTACGTACTTCAAGGGCTTCCCGGAGTCGAAGTACGCCTCGGGTGAGTTCTTCGACAAGTACACCGATCAGGTGTGGGAGCCGGCGACCGAGCGGGTCCGCCAGCTGTTCGCCGGGTCGAACATCGAGATCCCCACTCAGCAGGACTGGCGCGAGCTGAAGGAGTCGGTGCAGAAGCACGGCATCTACAACCAGAACCTGCAGGCGGTTCCGCCCACCGGTTCGATCTCGTACATCAACCACTCGACGAGCTCGATCCACCCGGTCGCGTCGAAGATCGAGATCCGCAAGGAGGGCAAGATCGGGCGTGTCTACTACCCGGCGCCCTACATGACGAACGAGAACCTCGAGTACTTCCAGGACGCGTACGAGATCGGTTACGAGAAGATCATCGACACCTACGCCGCCGCGACGCAGCATGTCGACCAGGGCTTGTCGCTGACGCTGTTCTTCAAGGACACCGTCACCACCCGCGACGTGAACAAGGCCCAGATCTACGCGTGGCGCAAGGGAATCAAGACGCTGTACTACATCCGCCTGCGGCAGATGGCGCTCGAGGGCACCGAGGTGGAGGGTTGCGTTTCCTGCATGCTGTGACCCGATCCACGACAGTCCTTGCATCAGCACACAATTCAGGTAGGTAACCGATGACTGCATCAGCACATTCGCCGGCCGACGGCGTGCGCGTCAAACTCATCGATCGCGTGTCCGCGATCAACTGGAACCGCGTCCCCGACGACAAGGACGCCGAGGTCTGGGATCGGCTCACCGGCAACTTCTGGCTCCCGGAGAAGGTGCCCGTGTCCAACGACATCCAGTCGTGGGGCACGCTCACCGAGTACGAGCAGGAATTGACGATGCGGGTCTTCACGGGCCTGACGCTGCTCGACACCATCCAGGGCACGGTCGGCGCGGTCTCGCTCATCCCCGACGCGATCACCCCGCACGAGGAAGCGGTGCTGACGAACATCGCGTTCATGGAGTCGGTGCACGCGAAGAGCTACTCGCAGATCTTCTCGACGCTGTGCTCGAGCCGTCAGATCGACGACGCCTTCCGCTGGTCGGAGGAGAACGAGCACCTGCAGCGCAAGGCGCAGATCATCCTCGACTACTACAAGGGCGACGACCCGCTCAAGCGCAAGGCCGCCTCGACGCTGCTCGAGTCGTTCCTGTTCTATTCGGGTTTCTACCTGCCGATGTACTGGTCGTCGCGGGCGAAGCTCACCAACACCGCCGACATGATCCGCCTGATCATCCGCGACGAGGCCGTCCACGGCTACTACATCGGCTACAAGTACCAGCGTGGCCTCGAGACGATCACGCAGGCCGAGCGCGACGAGCTCAAGGACTGGGTCTTCGAACTGCTCTTCGAGCTGTACGACAACGAGACCCACTACACGGCCGACCTGTACGACCAGGTCGGGCTCACCGAGGACGTCAAGAAGTTCCTGCGTTACAACGCGAACAAGGCTCTGATGAATCTCGGCTACGAGGCGCTGTTCCCCAAGGACGAGACGGACGTCAACCCGGCCATCCTGTCGGCGCTGTCGCCGAACGCCGACGAGAACCACGACTTCTTCTCGGGCTCCGGCAGCTCCTACGTGATCGGCAAGGCCGTCGTCACGGAAGACGACGACTGGGACTTCTGACGTAGACGGTGTGCATCACCGTCTACGAACGCATCGATCCCGTACACCGGCGCTGGAGCGCTCGGGTACGGGATCGCGTGTTTTTCGCGGCCCGGCCGGTCACCGATAGCATCGCTCCTCGTGACCGAGACAAGAGAAGCGTCGGGCTCGCCTCGGCCGGTGACATCGGAACGCTCGCCGTCCGGCGGGCGGGCGGTGGAGCAGCGGATCCGTCTGTGGGCGGTGCTCGCCGCCGTCGTGGGGATCGTCGCGTCGATCGCGATGCCGTTCCTGCCCGTGACCCAGACCACTGCGACCATCGACTGGCCGCAGAGCGAGAGCAATGCCGGGATCTCGGCGCCGCTGGTGTCCTACGCACCGGTCGATCTCGAGGCCACGATCGAGTGCCGTTCCGTGCGCGATGCGCTGCCGGACGGCGGCACCGTCTTCTCCACACTTCCCGCAGGTGCCCCCGACCGTGAGGGCTACGGGCTGATCGCCCGCGTCCGGCCGGCCGGTGACGACGGGCGGGCGATGTTCGAGGTGATCTCGCGCAACACGCTGCTCTCCTCGGCGCCGGTGGACGAGCTGACCGGGGACTGTGCGGTCACCCTGTCCTCGAACTCGGAGCGTACCGTTGCCGCGATCACCGGGTCGACCGCCGCGGCGGGGGAGCGGACCTTCGACCGCGACCTGCGACCCCAGCTGGTCGGCATCTTCACCGACCTGCCCGGTCCCGCGCTCGACGGCGTCTCGGTCACCGCGACCGTCGACACCCGATTCACGACGTCTCCGACGATGCTGAAGATCGTCGTGATGATCGTCGCGGTGCTGGCAACGGCATCGGCGTTGTGGACTCTCTCCCGGCTCGACCGCGCCGACGGCCGTCGTCACCTCCGCCTGCTGCCGGCGTCGTGGTGGTCGTTCACCCGGATCGATGCGCTGGTCGTCGGAACACTGCTGCTCTGGCACGTGATCGGGGCGAACACCGCCGACGACGGTTACCAGCTCGGAATGGCCCGTGCCGCGGGCGACGCCGGGTACATGGCGAACTACTTCCGGTGGTTCGGTGTGCCCGAAGCGCCGTTCGGCACCCCCTTCTACGACGTCCTCGCCTTGATGACCCAGATCTCGACGGCGAGTATCTGGATGCGGCTACCGGCCCTGACCGCCGGGATCCTGTGCTGGTGGGTGCTCAGCCGCGAGGTCGCTCCGCGTCTCGGCGTGGCGCTACGCCGCAACCGACTTCCGTTGTGGACCGGGGCCCTGGTGTTTCTCGCGTTCTGGCTGCCGCTGAACAACGGATTGCGTCCGGAACCGATCGTCGCGACCGGTGTCGTGCTGACCTGGTGTTCGGTCGAACGCGCGATCGCCACCCGGCGTCTGCTGCCGGCCGCGGCGGCGATTCTGATCGCCGCGCTCACCGTGACCGCCGGACCGTCGGGCATCATCTGTTTCGCCGCGCTGATCGCCGGTGCCCGCCCGATCGCCCGCATCCTCCATCGACGCGCGCTCAGCCTGGGATGGCTGCCGGTTCTCGCTCCCCTGGTCGCGGCCGGACTGGTGATCCTGGTTCCGGTCTTCTCCGACCAGACCCTCGCGGCGGTACTGGAGATGCAGCACGTGCACGGAGTCGGCCCGAACGTGCCGTGGTTCCAGGAGTACCTGCGCTATCAGTACCTGTTGCAGATCACCGTGGACGGCTCGCTGGCCCGCAGGTTCGCGGTCTTCACCCTGGTGCTGTGCCTGGTGGTGGCGATCGTGGCGATGCTGCGCCGCGGTGGGCGCATCCCGGGCACCGCGCAGGGCCCGTCCCGGCGCATCGTCGGCATCACCCTCGGTGCGCTGGTGCTGATGATGTTCGCGCCCACGAAGTGGACCCACCACTTCGGTATCTACGCCGGCCTTGCGGCTGCGGTGGCGATGCTCGCCGCCGTGGCCACCGGCCCCGCGGTGTTGCGTTCGCGACGCAACCGGGCGCTGTTCGCGGCGGCCGTGTCGTTCGTGGTGACCATGTCGTTCATCGGCCCCAACGGCTGGTGGTACGTCTCGAGCTACGGGGTGCCGTGGTGGGACAAGCCGCCGTCGGTCGCCGGATTCGGTTTCTCGACCGTCTTCTTCGCCGTGACGGTCGCCGCCTTGCTGCTCGCCGCTTGGTGGCACATCCACCCCGTCGCCTCGAGACGCACCGACTCTCCGTCCCGCTGGTGGGCGGTGCCACCGTTGACCGTCGCCGCCGCCGCGATGGTGGTGTTCGAGGTGCTGTCACTGGCCAAGGGTGCGATCGCGCAGTATCCGGGCTATTCGGTGGCACGATCCAATCTCGACACGCTCACCGGCAACTCGTGTGCGCTGGCGAACGACGTGCTGCTCGAAACGGATCCGAACGCCTCGGTACTCGCTCCGATCGGGGCCGACACGGCGACCTCCCTCGACGCCGGGGGAGGGGAGGGATTCACGCCGGGCGGTGTCGCTCTCGATCTCACCCCGGACGACGACTCGGCGTCGGCGGGCACCGCCAACACCGTCGATACGAATGACGACCAGGGCTCGACCGGTGGCACCGGGGGCACCGGCGGCGGTACCGGCAGTGTCGGGATCAACGGC harbors:
- a CDS encoding redoxin NrdH, with the translated sequence MNITVYTKPACVQCTATYRALDKAGIEYDVVDISESPEARDYVMALGYLQAPVVVAGDDHWSGFRPDRIKALTVAA
- the nrdI gene encoding class Ib ribonucleoside-diphosphate reductase assembly flavoprotein NrdI; the encoded protein is MASLVSIQGTSLVYFSSTSENTHRFVQKLGIPASRIPLHDREGNFEVHEPYVLIVPTYGGGTTATGRDTRYVPKQVIRFLNNEHNRSLIRGVIAAGNTNFGDSYCFAGDIVARKCKVPYLYRFELMGTTDDVERVRDGLARFWESVLQNA
- the nrdE gene encoding class 1b ribonucleoside-diphosphate reductase subunit alpha encodes the protein MLNLYGPNGEIQFDKDVAAARQYFLQHVNQNTVFFHNLDEKLDYLVEENYYEPEVLDKYSRSFVKSLFDHAYSKKFRFPTFLGAFKYYTSYTLKTFDGKRYLERFEDRVCMVALTLADGDEILARHLVDEIISGRFQPATPTFLNSGKKQRGEPVSCFLLRIEDNMESIGRSINSALQLSKRGGGVALLLSNIREHGAPIKKIENQSSGVIPIMKLLEDSFSYANQLGARQGAGAVYLHAHHPDIYRFLDTKRENADEKIRIKTLSLGVVIPDITFELAKKNEDMYLFSPYDVERVYGKPFADIDVTEKYYEMVDDKRIRKSKIKAREFFQTVAELQFESGYPYVMFEDTVNRANPIAGKITHSNLCSEILQVSTPSEFNDDLSYSHVGKDISCNLGSLNIAKTMDSPDFAQTIEVAIRGLTAVSDQTTISSVPSIERGNNESHAIGLGQMNLHGFLAREHIFYGSEEGVDFTNIYFYTVLFHALRASNKIAIERGTYFKGFPESKYASGEFFDKYTDQVWEPATERVRQLFAGSNIEIPTQQDWRELKESVQKHGIYNQNLQAVPPTGSISYINHSTSSIHPVASKIEIRKEGKIGRVYYPAPYMTNENLEYFQDAYEIGYEKIIDTYAAATQHVDQGLSLTLFFKDTVTTRDVNKAQIYAWRKGIKTLYYIRLRQMALEGTEVEGCVSCML
- the nrdF gene encoding class 1b ribonucleoside-diphosphate reductase subunit beta — encoded protein: MTASAHSPADGVRVKLIDRVSAINWNRVPDDKDAEVWDRLTGNFWLPEKVPVSNDIQSWGTLTEYEQELTMRVFTGLTLLDTIQGTVGAVSLIPDAITPHEEAVLTNIAFMESVHAKSYSQIFSTLCSSRQIDDAFRWSEENEHLQRKAQIILDYYKGDDPLKRKAASTLLESFLFYSGFYLPMYWSSRAKLTNTADMIRLIIRDEAVHGYYIGYKYQRGLETITQAERDELKDWVFELLFELYDNETHYTADLYDQVGLTEDVKKFLRYNANKALMNLGYEALFPKDETDVNPAILSALSPNADENHDFFSGSGSSYVIGKAVVTEDDDWDF
- a CDS encoding arabinosyltransferase domain-containing protein, giving the protein MTETREASGSPRPVTSERSPSGGRAVEQRIRLWAVLAAVVGIVASIAMPFLPVTQTTATIDWPQSESNAGISAPLVSYAPVDLEATIECRSVRDALPDGGTVFSTLPAGAPDREGYGLIARVRPAGDDGRAMFEVISRNTLLSSAPVDELTGDCAVTLSSNSERTVAAITGSTAAAGERTFDRDLRPQLVGIFTDLPGPALDGVSVTATVDTRFTTSPTMLKIVVMIVAVLATASALWTLSRLDRADGRRHLRLLPASWWSFTRIDALVVGTLLLWHVIGANTADDGYQLGMARAAGDAGYMANYFRWFGVPEAPFGTPFYDVLALMTQISTASIWMRLPALTAGILCWWVLSREVAPRLGVALRRNRLPLWTGALVFLAFWLPLNNGLRPEPIVATGVVLTWCSVERAIATRRLLPAAAAILIAALTVTAGPSGIICFAALIAGARPIARILHRRALSLGWLPVLAPLVAAGLVILVPVFSDQTLAAVLEMQHVHGVGPNVPWFQEYLRYQYLLQITVDGSLARRFAVFTLVLCLVVAIVAMLRRGGRIPGTAQGPSRRIVGITLGALVLMMFAPTKWTHHFGIYAGLAAAVAMLAAVATGPAVLRSRRNRALFAAAVSFVVTMSFIGPNGWWYVSSYGVPWWDKPPSVAGFGFSTVFFAVTVAALLLAAWWHIHPVASRRTDSPSRWWAVPPLTVAAAAMVVFEVLSLAKGAIAQYPGYSVARSNLDTLTGNSCALANDVLLETDPNASVLAPIGADTATSLDAGGGEGFTPGGVALDLTPDDDSASAGTANTVDTNDDQGSTGGTGGTGGGTGSVGINGSTVALPFGLDPATTPVLGSHGSTLGDVTSAWFRLPEPDANGSRGDLVTIAAAGRIFSVDADGTETYGQRLELEYGTTTADGSVTALGRALPIDIGPAPSWRNLRVPMQTLPGEADAVRIVASDNDLAPEQWLAFTPPRVPQTRTLQQVVGSDTPVLLDWAVGLNFPCQRQMMHRNGIAEIPEYRILPDRIGAISTDLWQDHHGGGPLGWTDQLLRARTIPSYLDHDWDRDWGAIEQYTPIDSATETAELDTTTVTRNGLWSPGPINTAY